One Phaseolus vulgaris cultivar G19833 chromosome 4, P. vulgaris v2.0, whole genome shotgun sequence DNA window includes the following coding sequences:
- the LOC137837202 gene encoding uncharacterized protein: MGYIQDARENHVKKKVEEALRSKMKQKALKECDRYTAKYAECAAGKTLSLVWSCRRQAKELNDCLHQFTNDSVLEEMKKEYMLKQAKGSSRIQTA, encoded by the exons ATGGGTTACATTCAAGACGCACGCGAGAATCACGTTAAGAAGAAAGTGGAAGAAG CTTTGCGCAGCAAAATGAAGCAGAAGGCACTGAAGGAGTGTGATCGTTACACGGCAAAGTATGCTGAATGTGCTGCCGGGAAAACACTGTCACTTGTGTGGAGTTGTCGCCGACAAGCTAAAGAGTTGAATGATTGTCTTCATCAATT CACCAATGATTCTGTTTTGGAGGAAATGAAGAAAGAATACATGTTAAAACAAGCAAAGGGCTCTAGTAGAATCCAGACTGCTTGA